The proteins below come from a single Dermacentor albipictus isolate Rhodes 1998 colony chromosome 7, USDA_Dalb.pri_finalv2, whole genome shotgun sequence genomic window:
- the LOC135899109 gene encoding uncharacterized protein produces the protein MVYQRKGPEYSFIRTNATAEDQELCVHSRRREVQCFRHAGFVTRIEEASEEATEDLTLDGTEEECQLEETWSQFEHFVGAEPHSMCIEDFVGGDDSTGTVAELTDVEIAAEVTAERPNEDAAEADPASTDVAPLPTATEAVAALAVVRHYCGAIEGTGLSLVDRLDYIEDAVVKHAVANIKQAKLLQYFQRTK, from the coding sequence ATGGTTTATCAACGTAAGGGGCCGGAATATTCCTTTATCAGGACCAATGCTACAGCAGAAGACCAAGAACTTTGCGTTCATTCTCGGCGCCGAGAAGTTCAATGCTTTCGGCATGCGGGTTTTGTGACCCGCATTGAAGAAGCTTCCGAGGAAGCAACCGAAGATTTGACGTTGGATGGCACAGAGGAAGAATGCCAGCTTGAAGAAACCTGGAGCCAGTTCGAGcactttgtcggtgctgagccacacagcatgtgcattgaggacttcgttggcggtgacgacagcaccggaacagtggctgagttaacagacgtggagatcgctgcagaagtgactgctgagcggccaaacgaagacgctgccgaggctgatccagcaagcactgatgttgccccactccctactgcaactgaggctgtagctgctttggccgttgtacgccactactgcggcgcaatagaagggactggactgtctcttgtggaccgtttggactatattgaggacgccgtggtcaaacACGCAGTTGCCAATATAAAGCAGGCTaagctgcttcagtactttcagcgaactaaataa